The Alteriqipengyuania halimionae genome contains a region encoding:
- a CDS encoding MotE family protein, with translation MILKRPPLLVLMAGAAALSAVAHGVNAAGPQQEEAPAKAPPTRLGSAIQSEINENDKTTRERKRALDLREQALKASEKRLKNNLENQQGDAKPEKAGAGARNGEGTDEETEEARTYDQLARIYQAMKPKKAAVVFEQLDLDVQIAVARRMRERSIAQILAAMTPAAAARVSMALAGKRPAPRRGKSQPAN, from the coding sequence ATGATCCTCAAGCGCCCCCCCTTATTGGTGCTCATGGCGGGAGCCGCTGCGCTTTCGGCGGTCGCGCACGGTGTCAACGCGGCTGGTCCGCAGCAGGAGGAAGCTCCCGCCAAGGCTCCGCCAACCCGGCTGGGTTCCGCGATCCAGTCGGAAATCAACGAGAACGACAAAACCACTCGGGAGCGCAAGCGCGCGCTCGATCTGCGCGAACAGGCGCTCAAGGCTTCCGAAAAACGGCTCAAGAACAATCTCGAGAACCAGCAAGGCGATGCCAAACCTGAAAAGGCTGGAGCCGGAGCAAGGAATGGCGAGGGTACGGACGAGGAAACCGAAGAAGCTCGGACATACGATCAGCTGGCTCGCATCTACCAGGCGATGAAGCCGAAGAAAGCTGCGGTGGTGTTCGAGCAGTTGGACCTCGATGTGCAGATCGCCGTCGCGCGTAGGATGCGCGAGCGCTCTATCGCACAGATTCTCGCCGCCATGACACCTGCGGCTGCGGCTCGCGTCAGCATGGCGCTCGCCGGGAAGCGCCCGGCGCCCAGACGCGGCAAGTCGCAACCCGCCAACTAA